actgcactcccggggcacggcagagagctggactggaagaggagcaaccgggacagaatctggcgcccccaccagaactagaacccagggtgctggcgccgcaggcagattagcctattgagccacagcgccggccgaaatACCTAATTATTATAACTGACTATTTAAtttaatagttttctttttcattagtaACTGTATTAATTGCTGGAAGTTagtttctaataaaatattttaaaatcagttattaGGTCAAAACATAGAAAAGGAGAtcagcactgtgttgtagcaggtacaGCTACcgatatgggggccagttcaagtagatgctccactcctgatccagctctctgctatggcctcagaaagcagcagaagatgggccaagtccttgggcctctgcaccacttggagacctggaagaaactcctggctcccacttcagatcgacccagctccagccactgtggccatttggagagtaaaccagcagatggacaatctctctgcctctacctctccctgtaactctgcctttcaaacacataaataaattaatctttaaaaaaataggaaagatgttattacaggaaaaaaaattcaagaagggCAAACACATTGTTAATGATAGTTTAGTAAACAGGGTCTTGAAAATATTATATTCCTTTTGGAAATATTAACTAATATATAGTGATTAACATTTACCATTACGGCTCAATGTGTTAGACCACTGCTggcagtgttgacatcccatactggatgccagttcaagtcctcgctgctctacttctaattcagcttccctctaatgcacctgggaaggcatcaaatgatggtccaagtatgaAAACATCCACTCGatcttaattatttattatattatttcgAGATCAAGGGTTGATCATTATTTTGCTAAGtaatactcaataaatgtttgttagaCATATTATTAGAACTACTCaggagtgggtatttggcctaacagttaaaacACCAGTTGAGACATCtacatctcacactggagtactTGGTTTTGAATTctactcctggttccagcttcctgctaatgcacaccctagaaggcagcaggtaatgcctCTGGttgttgagtccctgtcacctccAAGGGAGATTCTGGCTCTCAACTTTGGTCTGACCCGCCTAGGGCCACTGTGGGTATTTAAAGcaagaacaagcagatgggagctctcagtttctctccctttcatataaataaaaactattctaAGGGTTCTTCAGAGGTCTGCTCCTAAATAATTACCTTATGTAACTGAAGAACAGCAAtatcaaattggaaaggaactaAATGATAGTCTACGTTCTTCACACTAcaggaaaatgaaatctaaagAAAGCAAAGTGAGGGTAAACACCAACATCTGAATCCACATTTCAAATACAAACTCAGATTTTTGATGTTGtccaactctgacccagaaaaaaATCTCTCCCAGCATTCCTCTTCCAGCTTATTTTCTCAACTTTCTCAAGAGCTTAAGTATTTAGCAAGTTATTTAAAACTCAATTAAAAGCAATTTCTGCACTGAAAAATCTCTCACATATAGTATCATACTCCAAGTTTTAGTTAGGATAAAGTAGAAGAGATGGCATATTTACAATTATAACTTCAGCTCCCTATATTCACTACAGAAACTAAGAGCATTAAAGCTTGTTTTTAATGCACACAGttacactttttaatttttttattttatttatttatttatttaatttattttgaaaggcagagtggacagtgagagagacagagagaaaggtcttcctttttgccgttggttcaccttccaatggccgctgcggccagcacgctgcagccagcgcaccgcgctgatccgaaggcaggagccaggtactcatcctggtctcccatggggtgcagggcccaagcacttgggccatcctccactgtactccctggccacggcagagagctggcctggaagaggggcaaccgggacagaatccggcgccctgacagggactagaacccggtgtgccggcgccgcaaggtggaggattagcctagtgagccacggcaccagccttcagttacacatttttaataaagcttttctcataaaaatatttaaggggCAAATGTTGCAGTACGACATAGATAGTGAAGTACCTgttgttgctctgcttctgatccatatcTGTGCAAATTTTTCTTGGAAGTAGtggctgatggttcaagtacttgagtcctaggcacccacatgtgagactcaaaatggagttctgggctcctggcttcagccaggtctagtcccagctgctgtggccacttggggaacgaaccagcagactgttctctatctctgcctgtcagtctttcaaataaatatatcttctaaataaatttaaaaattgtgagcTTTGAGTTAAACTGCAGCCTATAATGCCAGCACTTCATATgagccgattcaagtcccagctgctccatttctaatccagctccctgctaatgcacctgggaaagcagcagaagacgccccCGATGCTTGGGCAACCTGCCACCcaaacaggagacctggatgacgttcctggctctggcctagcccagccccagttgttgtgccCATTTCAGGAGTGATTCAGTAcaagaaagatttctctctgtgtgagtctctccttgtctctgacactatgcctttcaaataaattactatttttaaaaagagaaaaaattaaagggagaaaaatgacaaagctaaattgaaataataaaggCTATaaagtcagggccagcgctgtggcaaagtgggctgAGTCTCCACCtgaggaaccagcatccatatgggcactggtagcCAGccattcctcttcctgtccagcccctctgctatggcctgagaaagcagtggaagatgcaacagcgtgggagactcagaagctcctggcttccgatcggcacagctccagccattgccaccgtttggggagtgaaccagtggatggaagacctttctgtctctccctctttcagtctgtaactctacctgttgaataaaaataaatatttaaaaaaatgaaaattcttaaaaaaaaaaaaaaagccaaggccCTGAGGGTCAGGagggcagtgctgaaaggcatcCAAAGCCACGAAAATAACAATTCATATCACCTACCTTCTGACAGCCCAAGACACTATGCCTCTAGGGGTAGCCTGCATATCTTTAGAAGACAAGTTTGACCACCATGCCCTCATCGAGTTCCTCCTGACCACTGAGCTGTCCATGGAGATGGAAGACAACAACACATTTGCGTTCACTGTGGCAGTCAAGGCCGACAAGCACCAGACCCAATGGGTGTGAAGAAATTCTATGACACTGAAGTGGCTGAAGTTGGTACCTTGAATGGAAAGAAGCTGTGTATTCAACTGACTCCTGACTATGATGCTTTAGATGTTGCTGGCAAAACTAGGGTCCTCTAAACTGAGTCTAGCTAGCTAACcaaatttgtgtattttcttcatttaaggagaaagaaaaaaaaaggaagactgcaTAATACCCAACAATTCCTGGAAGGCTCTAATTTCCTAGAGAGCTCTCTGGAACTCAGTGTAACAGATGTCCTCAGCCAGGCTGCACCATAACCCTCTTCTAAAAGGCAACACAACCCtgcaaaaagaattttaaataataaacggaagaaaaatgaggaacacgttaataaataaattatgatatgcCTATACTAACAGAACACCAAAACGATGCAGCTATATGCACAGGAAAGatgattttgttaaaatatttatgtatacagATACATAATCCTACTTTTTATCCCAAAAATGAGTGTATTAATATATTATGCAAATATGCTTTTATTCATGCAAACAAAATCTCTATGCAGACAAACTACAAACACAGTTTATCTCTGAGCAccaggtatttaaaaaaaagggaggagggggctTTTTTTTGCACTTTATTCCTTGTTTTCAATAGCAAATGATATAGGCAAATTACTTTAGTTATAAACTCTATTATACAAAATGAAGGTAATTCAATCTTCATAAAATTACTGAggattaaaatgaaatgatatcAAGTACCTATCATGTACAAAGTACAAAGCACAGGACAGGTGTTCAGCAGACGTTAAGTCGCTGTTTGGAATACCCTATCACATCATCTGAAGGCCTAGTTTAATTCCTGATaccaccacttctgatccatctgccTGCcaacacacatcctgggaggcaagagatgaAAGCTCAGGTACTTAGGCCTCAGACTGGAGACCCGGACTGacttccatgctcctggttttagcctggcccagccctgactgtggcaggcatttggggagtaaaccagcaaatagattggcctttctacctttcaaataaaataaaaataacaagaagTGGAAGAAATCTCATGTTCATTAGAAGAGGAATATTTTAAGATATAGTACAGCTATACTAGGCATATTATACAGCCATTAACAAGAATGATAGGTCTAATGATGAATATATTATAATAGTCTTGATATTCAAGGATGTTCACAACACAAACTGCAaaactatgtattttttaaaaaatttatttatttgaaaggtacaattagagagaaagaggcagagaaagatcttccatccactggttcactctccaaacagtcactagggccagggctgggccaggcagaagtcaggagcctggagctccatctgggtctcccatgtggggcccaagtacttggccactgccttcccaggcacattagcaaagagctggattggtactggagcagccagaactggtactggtgtccacatgggatgctggcattgcagtggtttaacctgttgcaccacaatactggccacaGATCTATGTATTTTTACCTATGAACAGTGATTACTCAAGAAAGGTGTTTGCTCATGCTGGTGggatttttccttattttttgttttgtctggTTTGACGACTTTAATTccaatgtggttttttttgtttgttttttgttttttgtttttttttaacaggcagagttagacagtgagagagagaaagagagacagagagaaaggtcttcctttttccattggttcatcccctaggtggccgctacggctggcacactgcgccaatccgaaaccaggagccaggtgcttcctcctggtctcccatgcgggtgcagggcccaagcacttgggccatcctccactgcactcccgggccacagcagagagctggcctggaagaggggcaaccaggacagaatctggcgccccgacagggactagaaccccgggtgctggcactgcaggcagaggattagcctagtgagcagtggtgccggcctcaatgttatttttaaaactacacaAGCCCTAAGATTTTATTATCTTAATAATACAAGTGTTTTCTGTGACTTGTGCAATCCAaatgttatataatataataattgctatcaatttttaaatcttcattttatttgaaaggcagagacagtatctgctggttgactctccagttACCTACAACACCAACATGAACTTGAACCATCAACAACTACTTCCCAGggtatacatcagcaggaagctgaataggaagtggatgAGCCataatctgatatgggattttggcatcccaaacagtgatTTAACCATtacatcacaatgcctgcccccacaatttttaaagttaacatATAGCAAGGAcctccaaagttcatggaaatggttattactaaaaaaaagtatagatttcaaaactgtTCTGTGACaacattgttttctattttccccATGAATTTTTTCAAGTATCCTCACATACTAGAAATTGCTTCAATTTTATCTATTCTTTCAAAGGAACTTttattgaaaaaagatttataatgtgttttaaattttaacagaaagACTAAGACAAGGCACACCAGAGTAACCATCAACATGGCAGTTAAGGAAAAAGCACAGTTACACCCTGGGTTACAGGAAGACTTTGCTGTCCTATCCAAAAGGCCAAAACAGGGCTAAGTGGGAGTTCTTCTCAAGCACCAAACTGCTGCACTGATTAAACTGATTAACAATGGAGAGACTTACCTTAAGTGCCAACGTTGCCAGTCTGGATAAAATCCGTACAGTCTAGATGCAGTTCTCAAATCCAACATCCAAAATGCCCATTTTCAATCAGCAAAGACAAGGGCACACAAAATTTAACCTAAAATACAAAGTCTCCAATTTGAGAAATTGCACACACAATTTGAGAAAAGCACACTAAAATAGCAAATAAGTAGGGttacaaataaaataacagataCTGTCACTTCTGGTTGGGAAATAATTATAAATGGCAAATTTTAAGCAATCTGAATCCTTTAACCTTGCTTAAAATCAAACATTCATTCTTAGATTTAAATGCTACAAGTTCCAAATCGCTGTTACAGGAGGAAACAATTCTGATTTGATAGTTAGCAATATGAAGCTTAACTATTTGCAAGCTTTTCCAAAGAAATTATTATCATCTTTAAGGACTTTGTAAACCATTTTCAACTAATAACTGCTTCtgaatgcacattttaaaaagtactaaaTCAAAATatcttgttaaaaattaaaaatgataagtTAATTCTCTCTGGTGAAGAGAATCAAAACATCAGTTTGTCCTCTCTTCCCTACAAAAAGCCCACATACCAAAAATGATTCCATAAAAACTGACAAGAACCCAGGAAACACTAAACACCATTTTCTCCTTCACTGAATACCAGTCCAGATTACACAAATCTGTTAAAGGCAGACACATGACAACAAAGTACTAATATTAATGAACAAGTTACGTTTCTAATTAACAGGAAATGCTTTTCTATAATTCACTATGTTGGGAACAGAAAACTATAATAACCTTATTAGAATGAAACTCCCACCCTCCGCCATCTATGTCAACAGAACAAACAGATCCTTCTACCCGCAAAGTAATCCTTAGTGACTGTAATGAAAATGTTAAGGTTATCATCTCTGGTCTCCCCAATGTTGGAACAAATTACCAAATGAAGTTGGCCGTGTGTATTATCAAAAACGCAAAACAGAAATTTAAGGAaaccagaactatgagaaaaagATGTCTGCGACTCTTCATACTTCAAAGTGCACAAACACCTATCCCATCTGTCAGAGGTATATATATTTGCCAAGTAATCAGCTAGCCTTTACCTAAGTGATTCCTGAGCAGCAATAACCTAGCCTAGCACACTTGACCTTTCTGCATGCCTCTTTCAATGTACAGTCCTGACAATCAGAAATCACAGTGACAGGAACTCTAAAAACAGTCAATACTGAAACATCCTTTTACTTTAAAACCCAATACTCCCTCTTGTTGGgaagctttgactttcaaagccAAGATTTAAGTCAAATATGTTGTCATTAACATTAAATCAAGTATACTAGGTTAACTGGTATTCTGCACCAACCCACCAGGTTATACATACTCTCAACTCAATCATGTAAAgaattgaactctttatttgtaATATCCATAAACGTTGCTGTTCTGTATTTCTAACCAGAACGAGGATTTCTCCTATTACCAAGGTTTTTTAATAAACAATTTAAATTCAATTGCATGAAAGGGCTACAAATATACACGTTAACCAAGCAGAATACACAGATATTTTGCTTTACATCTTGCACCTAAGGTACCAGTACATGTACCTCGTTCATTGGTTGTCACAGCCACTTGGGCCACTGCCCTAGCAGTTTACATTTTCAAATCTCATGTAAGAAGGGCGACTGTGATATGGACTGGTAACTACATTCCTGTGAAGCCCATCTCAGTTACAATTAAGTGTGTAACTCCAAAGTCTGCACAGACTTTCTGATGACAAAACTTCTAAATCTGATGCAAGTGTCCTGAACAACTTTCTAAACAAACGGTTTTGCAGCTATGCTGCCATTCTGCCAGTAGATGTGGCTACAAAGATTGGAAGAAGGGTTTCCAAAAAGGATAACAGTTCAGATATAGACGGGAAAAAAAGGATTAAACCTGCTCAGAAAATACAAAAACGCATTTAGTGTGAGGGTAAAACATAACCCTTATTTGTAACCATTCATTAAACACAAATCAGTAAGAGGGATGAAACTCAGCCatctgaaaaattttaaacagtttGTATGAATGAGAACACATGCGTAACACAAACTACTTCTTTAGAACTACACAGTACATACTTTGAAGTAAAGTCTCATAGAAAGAAGTGACCAACTATGTCAAGATGCTAAGTAAATCACTCAGTACAAGCGATGGATGCAcataaattaagattttaaagagtCACATCCACCACTTCAAGTTTTGCCTGAAAGGGATAAACTTCAACATGTCACTAGCAGAGCAACGGGGGAGGATAAAAACACAGAACCTCTGAAAAGCTTTTCTAAGTACACAtccagaattacacacacacaaaatcttaaAACCAATATCCCTTAAATAGGTACGGAATGgatcctagaaaaaaaaatgttagacaTGTACGGTCAAACACaatgatttattaaaaataaaacgtAAAAATGATTTTTGTACATATGCTTCCAAATTTCAGGCATGGGATCCAAGTAGATCATAGAAAACGCTGTAGCCAGGTATCAAGTCCTTACAACAAAGTAAACTACTCCCCCTCCCAAACACCCGCCCGGGTTTTGCTACAGAATGAGCAAATTcactccctcccccccaaaaaacacaaattaaaacaagACATCTTGCTAGTATAAAAACGACCAAGTTccaagtaataataaaaaaatagagtcCATCAATGACTGTAACACAAAAATGTAGGGGGGGGGGTCTAGTCCATCTTCAGAGGGAGGGTCGAGAGGTGCCAGGTAAACAGGGGGACACTCCCAAGGGTAAGCAGCCTCAGCGGCTCCCCCAAGGGCAAAAtggggaaggcggtggaggagtACGGGCCTCAGGAGTGGACCCCACTCGGCATGTTTCAGGGCCGCCCCTGCAGCCGCTCCCAGGCATTTCCAGCTTCTCAGAAGGAGCCGCCTCCGTAGCCGCCCCCACCGCCGTAGCCGCCTCTGTAAGGTCCGCTGTTACTGCGACCgccccagccgccgccgccgctcttCATGGGCCCGTACGAAGACTGGTGCTGGCTGTAGCTGCCGAAGCCGCCGAAGCCGTTACCGTAGTCGCTGCCCCCGTACGACgagccgcccccgccgccgccgtaGCCCCCGTAGCCGCCCCCGCCGTAGCCCCCGTAGCTGTTgtagccgccgccgccgcccttgGCCAGGCCGTTCTGGTCTCGCCCCCCGCCGCGCCCCCGGCCGCCCCGGCCGCCCCGGGACGACCgggagccgccgccgcccccgccggaGTGGATGTCCTCCTTGGGGACGGCCTTCTTCACCTCCACGCGATGGCCCTGGATGGGATGGAACTTGACCACCGCGGCCTTATCCGCCGCGTCGTGGTTCTGAAAATACACGAAGCCGAAGCCGCGCTTCTTGCCCGACTGCTTGTCGGCGATGATCTCGGCCTTTTCCACGGCGCCGAACTGCGAGAAGTGCTCGATCAGGTCGCCCTCGGCCACGTCTCCCTTCAGGCCCCCGACAAAGAGCTTCTTCACCTTGGCGTGGGCACCGGGCCGCGCCGAATCCTCGCGGGACACGGCCCGCTTCAGCTCCACCGTGTTGCCGTCCACGGCATGCGGCGACGCGGCCATGGCGGCATCCGCCTCCTCCACATTCGAGTAGGTCACGAAGCCAAAGCACCGGGAGCGCTTCGTCTGGGGGTTCACCACCACCACGCAGTCCGTCAAGGTCCCAAAGGCCTCGAAGTGGCCGCGCAGGCCCGACTCACTCGTCTGCACGTTGAGGCCACCGATGAAGAGCTTACACAGCTGGGAATTCTCCATCTCCACGGCCCGGGCCTTGCCCCCGCCCCGCGAGCC
Above is a genomic segment from Oryctolagus cuniculus chromosome 6, mOryCun1.1, whole genome shotgun sequence containing:
- the HNRNPA0 gene encoding heterogeneous nuclear ribonucleoprotein A0, with the translated sequence MENSQLCKLFIGGLNVQTSESGLRGHFEAFGTLTDCVVVVNPQTKRSRCFGFVTYSNVEEADAAMAASPHAVDGNTVELKRAVSREDSARPGAHAKVKKLFVGGLKGDVAEGDLIEHFSQFGAVEKAEIIADKQSGKKRGFGFVYFQNHDAADKAAVVKFHPIQGHRVEVKKAVPKEDIHSGGGGGGSRSSRGGRGGRGRGGGRDQNGLAKGGGGGYNSYGGYGGGGYGGYGGGGGGSSYGGSDYGNGFGGFGSYSQHQSSYGPMKSGGGGWGGRSNSGPYRGGYGGGGGYGGGSF